One genomic segment of Streptomyces niveus includes these proteins:
- a CDS encoding polysaccharide deacetylase family protein — translation MARHKGRGWHGRLLAAALGVTAVAAATSMWSAQANPTAARQPKAPVSVPDSPDRKVAEVSKEIVHASDRGPQGVNITIDDGPDPAWTPQVLQLLKENDTKATFCMVGTQAEAHPDLVKDVVAAGHRLCNHTVSHDTTMDTKSEAYQSKQILDAERMITKASGGVRPEYYRAPGGAFTPYSRELAASRGMRPLGWNVDSKDFERPGADAMVATVKSEISNGPTVLFHDAGGDRSQTVAALREVLPWLREQGYSFGFPVR, via the coding sequence ATGGCAAGGCACAAGGGAAGGGGATGGCACGGCCGGCTTCTCGCGGCGGCACTCGGGGTGACGGCGGTGGCCGCGGCCACCTCGATGTGGAGCGCGCAGGCCAACCCCACGGCGGCGCGGCAGCCGAAAGCACCTGTCTCGGTGCCGGACTCCCCGGACCGGAAGGTGGCAGAGGTGTCGAAGGAGATCGTCCACGCCTCGGACCGCGGCCCCCAGGGCGTCAACATCACCATCGACGACGGACCGGACCCGGCCTGGACGCCGCAGGTGCTGCAACTGCTGAAGGAGAACGACACGAAGGCCACGTTCTGCATGGTGGGCACCCAGGCCGAGGCGCACCCGGACCTGGTCAAGGATGTCGTGGCGGCCGGTCACCGGCTCTGCAACCACACGGTCTCGCACGACACGACCATGGACACCAAGTCCGAGGCCTACCAGTCCAAGCAGATCCTGGACGCCGAGCGCATGATCACCAAGGCATCGGGAGGCGTCCGGCCGGAGTACTACCGGGCCCCGGGCGGCGCGTTCACCCCGTACAGCCGGGAGCTAGCAGCGTCCCGGGGGATGCGGCCGTTGGGCTGGAACGTCGACTCCAAGGACTTCGAACGTCCCGGCGCGGACGCCATGGTCGCCACCGTCAAGAGCGAGATCTCCAACGGCCCGACGGTCCTCTTCCACGACGCGGGAGGCGACCGCTCCCAGACGGTGGCCGCTCTTCGTGAGGTGCTGCCCTGGCTGAGGGAGCAGGGCTAC
- a CDS encoding SCO4226 family nickel-binding protein, with translation MTQFMDVHHGMKGITADQLKQAHQADVDIETEEGVRFEKVWADPQSGTVYCLSDAPSAEAVQRIHGRTGHQADEIHSVPLTA, from the coding sequence ATGACCCAGTTCATGGACGTCCACCACGGAATGAAGGGCATCACCGCGGACCAGTTGAAGCAGGCCCACCAGGCCGACGTCGACATCGAGACCGAAGAAGGCGTCCGCTTCGAGAAGGTCTGGGCCGACCCGCAGTCCGGCACGGTCTACTGCCTCTCCGATGCCCCCTCGGCCGAAGCGGTGCAACGCATCCACGGCCGAACGGGCCACCAGGCGGACGAGATCCACTCCGTCCCCCTGACGGCGTGA
- a CDS encoding VOC family protein, with translation MTPRDDWPTPAQGLVLTHFLTVRDVAVSRRFYADVFGGQVVLEENPCIVKIANGWIIMNPGGGPTPDKPETVLTAPEPGDPVSSFLNVRVADIAAFYEQAVAKGARFLTEPLDRKAELRCYIRDPDGYLIEVGQATGMLEGTFADRTDPPGSGAR, from the coding sequence ATGACTCCCCGTGACGACTGGCCGACGCCCGCGCAGGGCCTCGTGCTGACCCACTTCCTGACCGTGCGGGACGTCGCGGTCTCCCGTCGCTTCTACGCCGACGTGTTCGGCGGTCAGGTGGTGCTGGAGGAGAACCCCTGCATCGTGAAGATCGCCAACGGCTGGATCATCATGAACCCGGGCGGCGGCCCCACACCCGACAAGCCCGAGACCGTACTCACCGCCCCCGAACCCGGTGACCCCGTGTCGTCCTTCCTCAACGTACGGGTGGCCGACATCGCGGCCTTCTACGAGCAGGCGGTCGCCAAGGGCGCGCGGTTCCTCACGGAGCCCCTCGACCGCAAGGCCGAACTCCGGTGCTACATCAGGGACCCGGACGGCTACCTGATCGAAGTCGGACAGGCCACCGGCATGCTCGAAGGCACCTTCGCGGATCGCACCGACCCGCCGGGGAGCGGGGCACGGTAG
- a CDS encoding DUF5996 family protein, giving the protein MGTTETSRTRSAWPRLRVDEWVETRDTLHMWVQIVGKIRLAHAPLLNHWWQVALYVTPRGLTTSAVPYGAGAFDIEFDFVDHMLRVRTSDGGIHSIALESMPVADFHARVGQTLEELGIPTTIQDHPNEVEPAVPFSADYQHHTYDPRAAELFWRQLLQANRVLGEFRGEFVGKVSPVHFFWGAMDLACTRFSGRSAPTHPGGAPNCGDWVMVEGYSHELSSCGFWPGGGDEGAFYSYAYPEPAGFAESPVTPSDAYYSRQNGQFLLPYEAVRTADDPDRALAGFLRSTYAAAADGAGWDRASLETDPERWTDR; this is encoded by the coding sequence ATGGGAACGACGGAAACCTCCCGGACCCGGTCGGCGTGGCCGCGGTTGCGCGTCGACGAATGGGTCGAGACCCGCGACACGCTGCACATGTGGGTACAGATCGTGGGCAAGATCCGGCTGGCACACGCCCCGCTGCTCAACCACTGGTGGCAGGTGGCCCTTTACGTGACTCCCAGGGGGCTGACCACCTCCGCCGTTCCCTATGGCGCCGGAGCCTTCGACATCGAGTTCGACTTCGTCGACCACATGCTGCGTGTGCGCACCAGTGACGGCGGTATCCACTCCATCGCCCTGGAGTCCATGCCGGTGGCCGACTTCCACGCCCGCGTCGGGCAGACGCTGGAGGAGTTGGGCATACCCACGACCATCCAGGACCATCCGAACGAGGTCGAGCCGGCCGTCCCGTTCTCGGCGGACTACCAGCACCACACCTACGACCCGCGTGCGGCGGAGCTGTTCTGGCGGCAACTCCTCCAGGCCAACCGGGTGTTGGGCGAATTCCGCGGAGAGTTCGTCGGCAAGGTGAGCCCGGTGCACTTCTTCTGGGGGGCCATGGACCTGGCCTGCACCCGTTTCTCCGGACGCAGCGCCCCCACACATCCCGGCGGCGCCCCGAACTGCGGTGACTGGGTCATGGTGGAGGGCTACTCGCACGAGCTGAGCAGTTGCGGGTTCTGGCCCGGCGGCGGGGACGAAGGGGCCTTCTACTCGTACGCCTACCCGGAGCCCGCCGGGTTCGCCGAGAGCCCGGTCACCCCGTCGGACGCTTACTACAGCAGGCAGAACGGGCAGTTCCTGCTGCCGTACGAGGCGGTACGCACCGCCGACGACCCGGACCGCGCACTCGCCGGTTTCCTGCGGAGCACGTACGCGGCTGCCGCGGACGGGGCCGGCTGGGACCGGGCGTCACTGGAGACGGACCCGGAGCGCTGGACCGACCGGTGA
- a CDS encoding cryptochrome/photolyase family protein, translating to MAPRPHWLFGDQLGPHFIDPRHGGPDARAPLIMIEARSVLRRRRFHRAKAHLVLSAMRHRAAELGDRVTYVRAETYAEGLERALGHPSSRSAQEGRSGSRLTVCHPTSRRALDFARTREGVEVLPAKGFMVSHDDFAGWAGRGGGQGLRLEGFYRWVRGRHDLLMDGDEPVGGRWNLDHDNREPPPRGQDTLDVRRPWQPREDAIDEEVRHDLDRWERDGDVSFVGRDGPRRFPATRREALSALRHFITHRLPDFGSQEDAMLAADPVMSHSLLSAPLNLGLLDPAECVERAERAHRAGDAPLNSVEGFVRQIAGWREYVWHLYWHFGEDYRHRNALRHTTPLPDWFLDLDADAVTANCLSTVLAQVRDTGWTHHIPRLMVLGSRALQDGWDPAAVTDWFHRCFVDGYDWVMLPNVVGMSQYADGGLMTTKPYTSGGAYIHRMSDLCGPCAYRPTDRTGDRACPYTAGYWAFLHRHRDRLAANHRMARAVKGLDRLADLPELLDTTARRGGTPP from the coding sequence ATGGCGCCACGCCCCCACTGGCTGTTCGGGGACCAACTCGGCCCCCATTTCATCGATCCGCGCCACGGCGGCCCCGACGCCCGCGCACCGCTGATCATGATCGAGGCGCGCTCGGTGCTGCGCCGGCGCCGTTTCCACCGGGCCAAGGCCCATCTGGTGCTCTCGGCGATGCGGCACCGGGCCGCCGAACTCGGCGACCGGGTCACATATGTCCGAGCCGAGACGTACGCCGAGGGCCTGGAGCGGGCCCTCGGCCACCCGTCCTCCCGGTCGGCTCAAGAGGGCCGCTCCGGCTCCCGTCTGACGGTCTGTCACCCCACCTCGCGCCGGGCGCTGGACTTCGCCCGTACGCGCGAGGGCGTCGAGGTCCTGCCCGCGAAGGGCTTCATGGTGAGCCACGACGACTTCGCGGGATGGGCCGGCCGCGGCGGCGGACAAGGTCTGCGGCTGGAAGGCTTCTACCGCTGGGTTCGCGGGCGGCACGACCTGCTCATGGACGGTGACGAGCCCGTCGGCGGCCGGTGGAACCTCGACCACGACAACCGCGAACCCCCGCCGCGCGGACAGGACACGCTCGACGTCCGTCGCCCCTGGCAGCCGCGCGAGGACGCCATCGACGAAGAGGTCCGCCACGACCTCGACCGCTGGGAACGCGACGGCGACGTCTCCTTCGTCGGCCGTGACGGCCCCAGACGCTTCCCCGCCACCCGGCGCGAAGCGCTGTCCGCGCTGCGGCACTTCATCACGCACCGGCTGCCGGACTTCGGCAGCCAGGAGGACGCGATGCTCGCGGCCGACCCCGTGATGAGCCACAGCCTGCTGTCCGCGCCCCTGAACCTCGGACTCCTCGACCCGGCCGAATGCGTGGAACGCGCCGAGCGGGCCCACCGCGCCGGCGACGCGCCCCTCAACAGCGTCGAGGGCTTCGTCCGGCAGATCGCCGGCTGGCGCGAGTACGTCTGGCATCTCTACTGGCACTTCGGCGAGGACTACCGCCACCGCAACGCGCTGCGCCACACCACCCCGCTGCCGGACTGGTTCCTCGATCTGGACGCCGACGCCGTCACCGCCAACTGTCTGTCCACCGTGCTCGCCCAGGTACGGGACACCGGCTGGACCCACCACATCCCCCGTCTGATGGTGCTCGGCAGCCGCGCCCTCCAGGACGGCTGGGACCCGGCGGCCGTCACCGACTGGTTCCACCGCTGCTTCGTCGACGGCTACGACTGGGTGATGCTCCCCAACGTCGTCGGCATGTCCCAGTACGCGGACGGCGGCCTCATGACCACCAAGCCCTACACCTCCGGCGGCGCCTACATCCACCGGATGAGCGATCTCTGCGGCCCCTGCGCGTACCGCCCCACCGACCGCACCGGTGATCGCGCCTGCCCCTACACCGCGGGCTACTGGGCCTTTCTGCACCGCCACCGCGACCGCCTGGCGGCCAACCACCGCATGGCCCGCGCGGTCAAGGGCCTCGACCGGCTCGCAGACCTCCCGGAGCTCCTCGACACGACCGCGCGACGCGGCGGCACACCACCCTGA
- a CDS encoding ABC transporter substrate-binding protein encodes MSPRPAVRRPALLASALTAAVLLTGCGADIETDTKADAEVKVRRCGESVPYTVPERAVAYEGGSADKLFSLGLTDHVLGYVMPPANPPVSESPWAAEYAKVKMLSDDLLNKELVVSHKSDLVVAGWNSGFSDQRGITPEILDRLGIQSFMHTESCFNYPGFPEKTAPFDGLYTDLERLGRIFRVEDRATDVVGALKERVDKVSSAAPKTDPLPVFLYDSGTDQPFTAGSQVPPNDIIRTAGARNIFDGLDERWTQVNWEAVTRAAPEVIIILDYGDQPAKEKIDFLRKSPRTSELPAVRKNQFFVLDYNEGISGPRNIDGLEKFASYLTSLKR; translated from the coding sequence ATGTCCCCACGTCCCGCGGTACGCCGCCCCGCCCTGCTCGCCTCGGCCCTGACCGCCGCCGTCCTGCTGACCGGCTGCGGCGCCGACATCGAGACCGACACCAAGGCCGACGCCGAGGTCAAGGTCCGCCGGTGCGGCGAGTCCGTCCCGTACACCGTCCCGGAGAGGGCCGTCGCCTATGAAGGCGGCAGCGCCGACAAGCTGTTCAGCCTCGGCCTGACCGACCACGTACTCGGCTACGTCATGCCCCCCGCCAACCCGCCGGTGAGCGAGTCCCCCTGGGCCGCCGAGTACGCCAAGGTCAAGATGCTCAGCGACGACCTCCTCAACAAGGAACTCGTCGTCTCCCACAAGTCCGACCTCGTCGTCGCCGGGTGGAACTCAGGCTTCAGCGACCAGCGCGGCATCACACCCGAAATCCTCGACAGACTCGGCATCCAGAGCTTCATGCACACCGAGAGCTGCTTCAACTACCCCGGTTTCCCCGAGAAGACGGCCCCCTTCGACGGCCTCTACACCGACCTCGAACGGCTCGGCAGGATCTTCCGTGTGGAGGACAGGGCGACCGACGTCGTCGGCGCCCTCAAAGAGCGTGTGGACAAGGTCAGTTCGGCCGCGCCGAAGACCGACCCCCTGCCGGTGTTCCTCTACGACTCCGGCACGGACCAGCCGTTCACGGCCGGCAGCCAGGTCCCGCCGAACGACATCATCAGGACCGCCGGGGCCCGGAACATCTTCGACGGCCTCGACGAGCGCTGGACCCAGGTGAACTGGGAAGCCGTCACACGGGCGGCACCCGAGGTGATCATCATCCTCGACTACGGCGACCAGCCGGCGAAGGAGAAGATCGACTTCCTGAGGAAGTCCCCCCGGACGAGCGAACTTCCGGCCGTGCGGAAGAACCAGTTCTTCGTCCTCGACTACAACGAGGGCATCAGCGGCCCGCGGAACATAGACGGCCTGGAGAAGTTCGCGTCCTACCTCACCTCGCTGAAGCGCTGA
- a CDS encoding ABC transporter ATP-binding protein translates to MELSLDGVTFALDGRTLVRELSLHVGSGQVIGLVGPNGSGKSTALRCVYRALRPTGGTVLVDRRDLASLTLRESARALAAMTQDSSVDLDFTVEEVVALGRAPHLRGNQPLSERERDLVTGTMARLDIGHLAHRGILTLSGGERQRVLVARALVQEPKILVLDEPTNHLDIRHQLELLSLLRGSGLTVLVVLHDLNLAAAACDRLAVLSQGRLVASGTPGEVLTAEFLREVFGVRAEVVRHPHTGDPQLLYVLPTHP, encoded by the coding sequence ATGGAACTCTCCCTCGACGGCGTGACGTTCGCGCTCGACGGCAGGACCCTGGTACGGGAGCTGTCCCTGCATGTCGGCAGCGGCCAGGTGATCGGTCTCGTCGGCCCCAACGGCAGCGGCAAGTCCACCGCCCTGCGATGCGTCTACCGCGCGCTGAGACCCACCGGCGGAACGGTGCTCGTCGACCGGCGCGATCTCGCCTCACTGACGCTGCGCGAGAGCGCGCGGGCCCTCGCCGCCATGACCCAGGACAGCTCCGTCGACCTCGACTTCACCGTCGAGGAGGTCGTCGCCCTCGGCCGGGCCCCGCATCTGCGCGGCAACCAGCCCCTGAGCGAACGGGAACGGGACCTGGTGACCGGCACCATGGCCCGCCTCGACATCGGCCATCTCGCCCACCGCGGGATCCTGACCCTCTCCGGCGGCGAACGCCAGCGCGTCCTGGTGGCCCGCGCCCTGGTCCAGGAGCCGAAGATCCTGGTCCTGGACGAGCCCACCAACCATCTCGACATCCGCCACCAGCTCGAACTGCTCTCCCTGCTGCGCGGATCGGGCCTGACCGTCCTGGTCGTCCTGCACGACCTCAACCTCGCGGCGGCCGCCTGCGACCGGCTCGCCGTGCTCTCCCAGGGCCGCCTCGTCGCCTCGGGCACCCCCGGGGAAGTCCTCACCGCCGAGTTCCTGCGGGAGGTGTTCGGCGTCCGGGCCGAGGTCGTACGCCACCCGCACACCGGCGATCCGCAACTTCTGTACGTACTCCCGACTCACCCGTGA
- a CDS encoding FecCD family ABC transporter permease, translating into MCAALGVLLSGSVLLAVSLGPAPVPPADTARFLWAALAGGRVGAADITTYQIIWEIRTPRVLLAALVGAGLSAVGVAVQAMVRNALADPFVLGVSSGASVGAVGVTVTGGLAGLGLHAVSAGAFAGALFASFLVYAASSRGGALSPLRLVLTGVCVSFGLQAVMSVIIYLAPSGEATSTVLYWTMGSFGAASWAALPVVTATVLLGIAVLHRQSRSLDVLALGDETAVSLGISPDRHRRYLLVLASLLTGVMVAVSGAISFVGLVMPHLVRLVAGAGHARVLALAPLAGAVFMVWADLIARTLAAPRELPLGVITALVGVPVFITLMRRKSYLFGGR; encoded by the coding sequence ATGTGCGCGGCCCTCGGCGTACTGCTGTCCGGCTCCGTACTCCTCGCCGTCAGCCTGGGCCCGGCGCCCGTCCCGCCCGCCGACACCGCCCGCTTCCTGTGGGCGGCGCTCGCCGGAGGCCGTGTCGGGGCGGCCGACATCACGACGTACCAGATCATCTGGGAGATCCGCACCCCGCGCGTGCTGCTCGCGGCTCTGGTGGGCGCCGGGCTGAGCGCGGTCGGTGTCGCCGTCCAGGCGATGGTCCGCAACGCGCTCGCCGACCCGTTCGTCCTCGGCGTCTCCTCCGGAGCCTCCGTCGGCGCCGTCGGTGTCACGGTCACCGGGGGCCTCGCGGGGCTCGGCCTCCACGCGGTGTCGGCCGGGGCGTTCGCGGGCGCGCTGTTCGCCTCCTTCCTGGTGTACGCCGCCTCCTCGCGCGGCGGCGCGCTGTCGCCGCTTCGGCTCGTACTGACCGGCGTCTGCGTCTCGTTCGGACTCCAGGCCGTGATGAGCGTGATCATCTACCTGGCCCCGAGCGGCGAGGCGACCAGCACCGTCCTGTACTGGACGATGGGCAGCTTCGGCGCGGCGAGCTGGGCCGCCCTGCCGGTCGTGACCGCGACCGTCCTGCTCGGCATCGCGGTGCTGCACCGGCAGAGCCGTTCCCTGGACGTCCTCGCGCTCGGCGACGAGACCGCGGTCAGCCTCGGCATCAGCCCCGACCGGCACCGTCGGTACCTGCTCGTCCTCGCCTCCCTGCTGACCGGGGTCATGGTCGCCGTCAGCGGTGCGATCAGCTTCGTCGGACTGGTCATGCCACACCTCGTACGTCTGGTGGCCGGCGCCGGACACGCACGGGTCCTGGCTCTCGCGCCCCTGGCCGGGGCGGTGTTCATGGTGTGGGCCGACCTGATCGCCCGCACCCTGGCCGCCCCGCGCGAACTGCCGCTCGGCGTCATCACCGCGCTTGTCGGCGTACCGGTCTTCATCACCCTGATGCGCCGCAAGAGCTATCTCTTCGGGGGCCGCTGA
- a CDS encoding pyridoxal-phosphate dependent enzyme, with protein MDEHIADAIGRPDLIRLDEGLICLRFESMKAVSATAAVRHLLDTGAVRPGDTLLDSSSGIYAYALALACHRYGMRCHIIGSTTVDHTLRTQLAVLGAKFEQMDPSDDLKLDQKRRVARVHEILARHPEYHWMRQYHDDIHYLGYRAVADRIHEETGTGPLTVVGGVGSGASTGSLARRLREHSTGVGLIGVQPFGSVTFGSEHVPDPDIIIAGIGSSIPFDNVDHTLYDTLHWLGFGTALAGSIDLLRRHAVFAGLSTGAAYLAARWERDRDPGRTFLFIAADTGHRYTDSVFARHRTAQSADALAPRTVATLDDLAHPWSRMDWNRAPAPVAVATRERRTR; from the coding sequence ATGGACGAGCACATCGCCGACGCGATCGGACGGCCCGACCTGATACGCCTGGACGAAGGGCTCATCTGTCTGCGCTTTGAGTCCATGAAGGCGGTCTCCGCCACGGCGGCGGTACGGCACCTGCTCGACACCGGCGCCGTACGGCCCGGCGACACCCTGCTGGACAGCTCCAGCGGTATCTACGCGTACGCCCTCGCCCTGGCCTGCCATCGCTACGGCATGCGCTGCCACATCATCGGCTCCACGACCGTCGACCACACGCTGCGCACCCAACTCGCCGTGCTCGGAGCCAAGTTCGAGCAGATGGACCCCAGCGACGACCTGAAACTCGACCAGAAGCGCCGGGTCGCCCGTGTCCACGAGATCCTTGCCCGGCATCCCGAATACCACTGGATGCGCCAGTACCACGACGACATCCACTACCTCGGCTACCGGGCCGTCGCCGACCGTATCCACGAGGAGACCGGTACCGGCCCGCTCACCGTGGTCGGCGGAGTGGGCTCCGGCGCCTCGACCGGATCACTCGCCCGCCGGCTGCGGGAACACTCAACCGGCGTCGGCCTCATCGGAGTTCAGCCGTTCGGCAGCGTCACCTTCGGCAGCGAGCACGTGCCCGACCCCGACATCATCATCGCCGGAATCGGCAGCTCCATCCCCTTCGACAATGTCGACCACACCCTGTACGACACCCTGCACTGGCTGGGCTTCGGCACCGCCCTCGCAGGCAGTATCGACCTGCTGCGCAGGCACGCCGTCTTCGCCGGACTCTCCACCGGAGCCGCCTACCTCGCCGCCCGGTGGGAACGGGACCGCGACCCCGGCCGGACCTTCCTGTTCATCGCCGCCGACACCGGCCACCGCTACACCGACTCGGTCTTCGCCCGCCATCGCACGGCGCAGTCGGCCGACGCCCTCGCCCCGCGCACCGTGGCCACGCTCGACGACCTCGCCCACCCCTGGTCCCGGATGGACTGGAACCGCGCACCCGCACCCGTGGCCGTGGCCACGCGTGAACGGCGGACCCGTTGA
- a CDS encoding GHMP kinase — protein sequence MTAGAGGTGAGRPGTSAASAASAISGTGYASCHHGEILQGVFLDARGRRCAALVTLPLTGLGTRADAVLRPGTQRHSVDPPDRTKALRAATLTLRECRARRPQVALGGLELRLSGDVPLGLGMGSSSSDVIAAVRAVADACGLRLPSRTVARIAVRAERASDPLMLDGRPLLFAQREGRVLEVLGEALPPAVVVGCALGAGRPVDTLSLPAPACGDDEVRAYERLRSLLRRAVAEGDTRLLGHVSTESARRAQQVLRQPEFDRLTRVAERTGAVGVQIAHSGSVAGLLFDPAATDLKARLRRCAAALGHEGILVTRTFTTRPSAEHPTPLTPPTHLTPLTSFTSSEESRHGRAHRRRDRTARPDTPGRRAHLSAL from the coding sequence GTGACGGCCGGAGCGGGCGGCACCGGGGCGGGCAGGCCCGGGACGTCCGCCGCGTCCGCCGCATCCGCCATCTCCGGTACGGGGTACGCCAGTTGCCACCACGGCGAGATCCTGCAAGGCGTCTTCCTCGACGCCCGTGGGCGACGGTGCGCCGCTCTCGTCACCCTGCCGCTGACCGGTCTCGGCACCCGCGCCGATGCCGTACTGCGCCCGGGCACCCAGCGCCATTCGGTCGACCCGCCCGACCGGACGAAGGCTCTGCGCGCCGCGACCCTCACCCTGCGGGAATGCCGCGCCCGCCGTCCCCAAGTTGCCCTCGGCGGGCTGGAGTTGCGGCTCAGCGGCGACGTCCCGCTGGGACTGGGCATGGGGTCCTCCAGCAGCGATGTCATCGCCGCGGTACGCGCGGTCGCCGACGCCTGCGGACTGCGGCTGCCGTCGCGGACCGTCGCCCGTATCGCGGTACGGGCCGAGCGGGCGTCCGACCCGCTGATGCTCGACGGCCGGCCACTGCTCTTCGCACAGCGGGAGGGCCGGGTCCTCGAAGTCCTCGGCGAAGCGCTGCCGCCCGCGGTGGTGGTCGGCTGCGCACTGGGAGCGGGGCGGCCCGTGGACACCCTCTCCCTCCCGGCCCCGGCCTGCGGCGACGACGAGGTACGCGCATACGAGCGGCTGCGCTCGCTGCTGCGGCGCGCGGTGGCCGAGGGGGACACCCGGCTGCTCGGGCACGTCAGTACCGAGAGCGCCCGGCGTGCCCAACAGGTCCTTCGCCAACCGGAGTTCGACCGTCTGACTCGTGTGGCCGAGCGGACGGGGGCGGTGGGCGTTCAGATCGCGCACAGCGGCAGCGTGGCCGGGCTGCTCTTCGACCCCGCGGCCACGGACCTGAAGGCCCGCCTCCGCCGCTGCGCGGCCGCCCTCGGCCACGAAGGCATCCTGGTGACCCGAACGTTCACGACCCGTCCGTCCGCCGAACACCCGACGCCCCTCACACCGCCCACGCACCTCACACCCCTCACGTCGTTCACGAGCAGCGAGGAGTCCCGCCATGGACGAGCACATCGCCGACGCGATCGGACGGCCCGACCTGATACGCCTGGACGAAGGGCTCATCTGTCTGCGCTTTGA
- a CDS encoding Rossmann-like domain-containing protein produces the protein MTAPTSPASPAGPANPARPRTVDGLMSGVLAGAHGPDPAGLTATSAFWIHHGTRLAGGDTTYLNQYVLIRLGGSFGACAFEAGEVDPAVCREASGMPLDVLLREAPRPIRIAALDAYLTEAEPHSRTARAERVTLPAGTPETRAKARDTAVAGLLDIAPGAKVGLIGVVNPLVAAIRERGGSPLLCDFNLRTTQWGDPVSDSAETVLGESDAVIATGMTLSNGSFDTVLARCRERAVPLIVYAQTGSAVARAFLGSGVTALSAEPFPFSQFSAEPTTLYRYRALPGGGA, from the coding sequence ATGACCGCGCCCACTTCCCCCGCGTCCCCCGCCGGTCCCGCCAATCCCGCCCGCCCCCGCACCGTCGACGGCCTGATGTCCGGCGTCCTGGCGGGAGCACACGGCCCGGACCCGGCCGGCCTCACGGCCACCAGCGCGTTCTGGATCCACCACGGCACACGCCTCGCCGGCGGCGACACCACCTACCTCAACCAGTACGTACTCATCAGGCTCGGCGGATCGTTCGGCGCCTGCGCCTTCGAGGCCGGTGAGGTCGACCCCGCCGTCTGCAGGGAAGCGTCCGGGATGCCCCTGGACGTACTGCTGCGGGAAGCTCCCCGGCCGATCAGGATCGCCGCCCTCGACGCCTACCTCACCGAGGCCGAGCCGCACTCCCGGACGGCGCGCGCCGAGCGGGTGACCCTGCCCGCCGGCACGCCCGAGACCCGGGCGAAGGCCCGCGACACGGCCGTGGCCGGTCTGCTGGACATCGCACCCGGTGCGAAGGTCGGGCTCATCGGTGTGGTCAATCCGCTGGTCGCCGCGATCCGCGAGCGCGGCGGCAGCCCGCTGCTCTGCGACTTCAACCTCCGTACGACCCAGTGGGGAGACCCCGTGAGCGACAGCGCGGAGACGGTGCTGGGGGAGTCCGACGCCGTCATCGCCACCGGAATGACCCTGAGCAACGGCTCCTTCGACACCGTCCTCGCTCGTTGCCGCGAACGCGCGGTGCCGTTGATCGTCTACGCCCAGACGGGCAGCGCGGTGGCGCGGGCCTTTCTGGGATCGGGCGTGACCGCCCTGTCCGCCGAGCCGTTCCCCTTCTCGCAGTTCAGCGCGGAGCCGACCACGCTGTACCGCTACCGCGCGCTTCCCGGGGGCGGGGCGTGA
- a CDS encoding methyltransferase yields the protein MDPTATGPALLEQLPPPLPAARIIALNQPKADPHTTRAYTWEGWEFEAPPGVFLPGATSRMIHERLLDGRIEVRGRRYGAMGAGLGVEAVAAGVRGAREIYAMDIHAESVETAARHYRRLVGDREGTDFVPVVGDMFDGLAPEVRLDVITFNPPAVSQRVSDDPAVVRNVCAGAPLVARFFHRIRDRDLLADGGEVFLVVSNTADLRTIVRDALEQGFTAEIDHLHDWQDGVLTFLFRLTRGARS from the coding sequence ATGGACCCGACAGCGACCGGACCCGCTCTGCTGGAACAGCTCCCACCGCCCCTCCCCGCGGCGCGGATCATCGCGCTCAACCAGCCGAAGGCCGATCCGCACACCACCCGCGCCTACACCTGGGAGGGCTGGGAGTTCGAGGCACCGCCGGGCGTCTTCCTGCCGGGCGCGACCAGCCGGATGATCCACGAGCGGCTGCTCGACGGCCGGATCGAGGTACGCGGGCGCCGATACGGTGCCATGGGCGCCGGGTTGGGGGTCGAGGCCGTCGCCGCCGGTGTCCGCGGGGCCCGCGAGATCTACGCGATGGACATCCACGCCGAGAGTGTGGAGACCGCCGCCCGCCACTACCGGCGGCTCGTCGGCGACCGCGAGGGCACCGACTTCGTCCCCGTCGTGGGCGACATGTTCGACGGTCTGGCGCCGGAAGTGCGGCTGGACGTCATCACGTTCAACCCTCCCGCGGTCAGCCAACGGGTCAGCGACGACCCGGCCGTCGTGCGCAACGTCTGTGCGGGGGCGCCCCTCGTGGCGCGGTTCTTCCACCGGATCCGCGACCGGGATCTGCTCGCCGACGGCGGTGAGGTCTTCCTCGTCGTCTCCAACACCGCCGACCTGCGCACGATCGTGCGCGACGCCCTGGAGCAGGGGTTCACCGCGGAGATCGACCATCTGCACGACTGGCAGGACGGCGTCCTGACCTTCCTGTTCCGGCTGACCCGGGGAGCCCGGTCATGA